The Fulvivirga ligni genome window below encodes:
- a CDS encoding esterase — protein sequence MRFETHPFTSYDGMECNLLHAISDKTPNKGPLLLVHGAGVRANIFNSPTTTNIIQYALAEGYDVWLENWRASIDFPANEWDLDQAAINDHPAAVRKVIELTGSPEVKAIIHCQGSTSFMISAVLGLIPEVKVIVSNAVSLHPVVPSYSEFKMKVYVPLVSLLFTYLNPQWGKYAPNLKSKVLRFIVKTSHKEDDTLVGKFVSFVYGSGWPALWELENLNPETKQWIQNEFAAVPLSFFHHMKRCLRAGHLVSNTEKENTYAPHQWKTDARIILFAGAKNKCFSSDSQVNTYNYLNKIAPGKHSLYVLDEYSHLDIFFGQNAHKDVFPLMFKELNAN from the coding sequence ATGAGGTTTGAAACGCATCCCTTCACCTCTTATGATGGCATGGAATGTAACTTACTTCATGCCATTTCTGATAAAACGCCTAATAAAGGACCGTTGCTTTTAGTGCATGGTGCCGGGGTTAGGGCCAACATATTCAATTCGCCAACAACCACTAACATCATTCAGTATGCCCTGGCAGAGGGCTATGACGTATGGCTGGAAAACTGGAGGGCCAGTATAGACTTTCCTGCTAACGAATGGGACCTGGATCAGGCAGCTATCAATGATCATCCTGCAGCAGTGCGGAAGGTTATTGAGCTTACTGGCAGCCCGGAAGTAAAAGCGATCATCCACTGCCAGGGCAGTACTAGTTTTATGATATCGGCGGTATTGGGTCTTATACCTGAAGTGAAAGTAATAGTGAGTAACGCTGTATCACTTCATCCCGTGGTGCCCTCATATTCGGAGTTTAAAATGAAGGTATACGTGCCTTTGGTTAGTTTACTTTTCACTTACCTAAACCCACAGTGGGGCAAGTATGCACCTAATCTAAAATCCAAAGTCTTAAGATTCATTGTGAAGACATCTCACAAAGAGGATGATACGCTGGTAGGTAAGTTCGTCAGCTTTGTTTACGGCTCAGGCTGGCCGGCACTCTGGGAGTTGGAGAATCTAAACCCGGAAACGAAGCAATGGATACAAAACGAATTCGCTGCGGTGCCGCTCTCTTTCTTTCACCATATGAAGCGTTGCTTGCGAGCAGGTCATCTGGTGTCTAATACTGAGAAGGAAAATACATATGCTCCACATCAATGGAAAACAGATGCTCGGATCATTCTATTTGCAGGAGCTAAGAATAAATGCTTTTCATCTGATAGTCAGGTGAATACCTATAATTACCTCAACAAAATAGCTCCCGGAAAACACAGCCTATATGTGTTGGATGAATATAGCCACCTGGATATCTTCTTCGGACAAAATGCTCACAAAGATGTCTTCCCACTTATGTTTAAAGAACTTAACGCCAACTAG
- a CDS encoding acetoacetate decarboxylase family protein, producing the protein MPPKRIKKYKNRYALVDGIPYTMPIFAQDSPALMAGFSCDWEKANALLPGNEVHALKLPNGKAVLLITVINYLKTSIGKYIEYSIAIGCTHGSKPAPKFLNAMMMKTYGTGQYILDLPVSSEVSVKGGKGIWGMPKHQANLDFKDEATTVSSQYEKDGQFAFRIEIEKPKNPSLKLKIGTTNYCRYRNMLMASYIYFQSKAGINLFSKAKGRLYIGDHPNVSYLKNLDINPDPFFTMYMPKASGILDDHFDCWFMTYDTPPEKMTEGFESVYELGLNEDWLEAPSVTDYQKYGI; encoded by the coding sequence ATGCCTCCTAAAAGAATAAAGAAATATAAGAACAGATATGCCCTGGTAGATGGCATTCCTTACACCATGCCCATCTTTGCTCAGGATTCACCCGCACTAATGGCAGGCTTTTCCTGTGACTGGGAAAAGGCCAATGCTTTGCTTCCAGGAAATGAGGTGCATGCCTTGAAGTTGCCTAATGGAAAGGCGGTGCTGCTCATAACGGTAATTAATTATCTCAAAACCAGCATAGGTAAATATATTGAATACAGCATAGCCATAGGGTGTACCCATGGTAGTAAGCCTGCTCCTAAATTCCTTAATGCTATGATGATGAAAACCTATGGTACGGGGCAGTATATCCTAGACCTACCAGTAAGCTCTGAGGTATCGGTTAAAGGCGGGAAGGGCATTTGGGGCATGCCTAAGCACCAGGCTAATCTAGACTTTAAAGATGAAGCTACTACGGTGAGCAGCCAGTACGAAAAAGATGGTCAGTTTGCCTTTAGAATAGAGATTGAGAAACCTAAGAATCCATCATTGAAGCTCAAGATTGGTACCACTAACTATTGCAGGTACAGAAACATGCTTATGGCTTCTTATATCTATTTCCAAAGCAAGGCTGGCATCAATTTATTTAGCAAAGCCAAAGGCCGATTATATATTGGAGATCATCCCAATGTATCATACCTGAAGAATCTGGATATTAATCCTGATCCTTTCTTTACCATGTATATGCCTAAGGCTTCAGGCATATTAGATGATCATTTCGACTGCTGGTTCATGACTTATGATACTCCACCTGAAAAAATGACCGAGGGTTTTGAGAGTGTTTACGAACTAGGCTTAAATGAAGATTGGCTGGAGGCACCTTCTGTTACTGATTATCAAAAGTATGGCATATGA
- a CDS encoding patatin produces the protein MALINKWLNLIIVMISVATLASGLFQMVAPDVIMNMIEADKTATSEHFFRIVGMFMFLFGGLMLHTIYSTEPGKPAVLWAALQKIGAFVGVGLGIFLGIFSMLALSVALFDLFSGVLFLYYYKKL, from the coding sequence ATGGCACTGATAAATAAATGGCTCAACTTAATTATTGTCATGATTTCAGTGGCAACATTAGCTTCTGGCCTCTTTCAAATGGTGGCTCCCGATGTAATTATGAATATGATAGAGGCTGATAAAACTGCTACCTCTGAGCATTTCTTTAGAATAGTGGGCATGTTCATGTTTTTGTTTGGGGGATTAATGTTGCACACTATTTATAGCACAGAGCCTGGAAAACCAGCTGTTCTATGGGCTGCATTGCAAAAGATAGGAGCCTTTGTAGGGGTTGGACTAGGGATTTTCCTGGGCATTTTCTCCATGCTGGCGCTAAGTGTAGCTCTTTTTGATCTCTTTTCTGGTGTTCTCTTTCTCTATTACTATAAAAAATTATGA
- a CDS encoding DUF4345 family protein, translating into MKTLSYILFFTYVGLVVIAGFWGAFVNPYFDHRFLFDIQLYKLPDYQMINLVSQYRFLRALELGYGIFSLIFFKEIFQYKIYNHLYLGIMFLGVLARFFSILVEGTPSHLFLFFLGYELLGVVVIFFYTRGRLIPSHIVHE; encoded by the coding sequence ATGAAGACCTTAAGCTATATCCTGTTCTTCACTTATGTGGGCCTGGTAGTGATAGCTGGCTTCTGGGGAGCTTTTGTAAATCCGTATTTCGATCATAGATTTTTATTCGATATACAACTCTATAAACTACCTGATTATCAGATGATTAATCTAGTTAGTCAATACCGATTTTTAAGAGCCCTGGAGTTAGGTTATGGCATTTTTTCCCTAATCTTTTTTAAAGAAATATTTCAGTACAAAATATATAATCACCTTTATCTGGGAATAATGTTCTTAGGAGTATTGGCTCGTTTCTTCTCCATCTTAGTCGAAGGCACGCCATCGCATCTATTTTTGTTTTTCTTAGGCTACGAATTGTTGGGTGTAGTTGTCATATTTTTCTATACCAGAGGCCGCCTTATACCATCTCACATTGTTCATGAATGA
- a CDS encoding patatin-like phospholipase family protein, giving the protein MNDLLDHSANRALVLAGGGMRVAYQAGILMALSEAGYQFNHVDGTSGGIFNTAMLASGLDSRNIAERWRTLNIKWFNSLRAFKNYLKPFKMQGYADADNIRDKVFPHMGIDFDKIKQSPYSYNFNVCNFSKKSVETIAQDQVTREHLLAGVSLPILMPALKIGDDWYIDAVWVKDANVLHASRKGVKEIWLVWAIGNNHHYLNGAFNQYVHMIEMSAGGALLQEFDHIKSAPELDVKLHVLKPDFPLPLDPDLFFNKIDARSLINMGYADAKNYLKEMKAEGVPMDESATKMKEPGTRLNIHAGFNGMIEWKGQLQLGEVFCYYRLSKIDGELFLKLFGSLRVGEEEYPFYQTNTAIAEVNGIRYLISKGSLTIEGEGKQVIMKVKAPGAFDAMIGLSFKEAELEIGAGAQSMSTIKMTQSIGSRLKNAFRMNVLTAEGTHGSFSTKFNMINQLQEI; this is encoded by the coding sequence ATGAATGATCTACTGGACCATAGTGCCAATAGGGCCCTGGTGCTGGCAGGAGGAGGAATGAGAGTGGCTTACCAGGCGGGTATTCTTATGGCCCTTTCGGAAGCCGGCTATCAGTTTAATCATGTAGACGGCACAAGCGGAGGCATATTCAATACTGCCATGTTGGCCTCAGGTTTAGATAGCCGAAATATTGCTGAACGATGGAGAACTCTTAATATTAAATGGTTCAATTCACTGCGTGCTTTTAAAAATTATCTAAAGCCATTCAAGATGCAGGGCTATGCTGATGCCGATAACATCAGAGATAAGGTATTCCCACACATGGGCATTGACTTTGATAAAATCAAACAAAGTCCATATTCCTATAATTTCAATGTGTGCAATTTCTCTAAGAAATCAGTAGAGACAATAGCACAAGATCAGGTTACCAGAGAACATCTACTGGCTGGGGTTTCGCTACCCATTTTAATGCCTGCCTTAAAAATTGGTGATGACTGGTACATCGATGCAGTCTGGGTTAAAGATGCTAATGTGCTGCATGCCAGTAGGAAAGGAGTGAAGGAAATTTGGCTGGTATGGGCCATCGGTAATAATCATCATTATCTCAATGGTGCTTTCAATCAGTATGTTCATATGATTGAAATGAGTGCCGGTGGTGCTTTGCTTCAGGAGTTCGATCATATTAAATCTGCCCCTGAGTTAGATGTGAAGCTACATGTATTGAAGCCCGACTTTCCATTACCGTTAGATCCGGATCTTTTTTTCAATAAAATAGATGCCCGTTCCCTCATAAACATGGGCTATGCTGATGCTAAGAACTATCTAAAAGAGATGAAGGCTGAAGGAGTTCCTATGGATGAATCGGCCACCAAAATGAAGGAGCCAGGTACACGCCTGAATATCCATGCTGGTTTCAATGGAATGATTGAATGGAAAGGTCAGCTTCAGCTGGGTGAAGTGTTCTGCTACTATCGGTTATCTAAGATTGACGGTGAGTTATTCTTAAAGCTCTTCGGCAGTCTTCGAGTAGGTGAAGAGGAGTATCCATTTTATCAAACTAATACAGCCATTGCAGAAGTTAACGGTATAAGATATCTGATCTCTAAAGGCAGTCTCACAATTGAAGGTGAAGGGAAACAAGTCATCATGAAAGTGAAAGCTCCTGGTGCTTTTGATGCTATGATCGGGCTGTCATTTAAGGAGGCAGAGTTAGAAATCGGGGCAGGGGCCCAATCAATGTCCACAATTAAGATGACTCAGTCCATTGGTAGCCGCCTAAAAAATGCTTTTAGGATGAATGTGCTTACCGCCGAAGGCACACATGGTTCCTTCAGTACTAAATTCAATATGATCAATCAACTACAAGAAATATGA
- a CDS encoding metallophosphoesterase yields the protein MKFSKKPMVNWYDLKQLAATGVKTVISGVFGNFADKREFQATSASDEKPFDFSDHKEDEFWFDYISDLGDGFNSTYTMAHLLAQDELHVHNFVTKRGRVLIMGGDEVYPTPEKHEYDNRLKGPYFAAFPWRDDVDTRLFAIPGNHDWYDGLTNFMKVFCQERSIGNWKTQQKRSYFALKLPHNYWVFAVDIQLHADIDEPQLKYFCHISQHDVKKGDKIILCTAEPSWVYKAWSMENTSDHRMQFFIESIILGKYKNYYGRQPDDVQLAAILTGDMHHYSHYKEESKEKSHDCHLITAGGGGSFTHPTHFLKNYDDGQIKRSLVSEPFPSKSQSKKLAWWNLAFPVYSPHMVALFAVLHLITTWFLVAFSQEQGNSFIQNLGMAESASEMCSLIGSNLIYNPSAVILNVVLLLGLTFFADTLTGKGQYNLIIGFIHGCVQVLHFYLVICLYACVVANHLDTEASGLVRLLIGFLFTLGSGVTSAFVFGLYLLVSTLIIKNHPTEAFSSFRWEGYKNFLRIKITKDSATVYVVGVKKVPTNWKNKGTEDQPRYEGGPIKIQLIEAPFDISPQSNHSI from the coding sequence ATGAAGTTTTCTAAAAAGCCTATGGTGAATTGGTATGACTTAAAGCAGCTTGCTGCCACCGGGGTGAAAACCGTTATCTCCGGTGTGTTCGGTAATTTTGCTGATAAAAGGGAATTCCAGGCCACTTCGGCTAGTGATGAAAAGCCATTCGACTTTTCAGATCATAAAGAAGATGAATTTTGGTTTGACTACATATCTGACCTTGGGGATGGTTTCAACTCTACTTACACCATGGCCCATCTTCTGGCTCAAGATGAACTTCATGTACACAACTTTGTGACAAAACGTGGCCGAGTGCTAATAATGGGTGGGGATGAAGTATATCCTACTCCTGAAAAGCACGAATATGATAACCGATTGAAAGGTCCTTACTTCGCCGCTTTTCCCTGGCGGGATGATGTAGATACCAGACTTTTCGCTATTCCTGGAAATCATGATTGGTATGACGGTCTTACCAATTTTATGAAGGTTTTCTGCCAGGAACGCAGTATTGGAAATTGGAAGACACAACAGAAGAGAAGCTATTTTGCTCTTAAACTGCCTCATAATTACTGGGTTTTTGCCGTTGATATTCAGCTTCATGCAGATATTGATGAGCCGCAGCTCAAATACTTTTGCCATATCTCTCAGCATGATGTGAAGAAGGGTGACAAGATTATCCTTTGTACAGCTGAACCATCATGGGTTTATAAAGCCTGGTCCATGGAAAATACCTCTGATCATAGAATGCAGTTCTTTATCGAATCTATCATCCTGGGTAAGTATAAAAACTACTACGGCCGGCAGCCAGATGACGTGCAATTGGCAGCCATTTTAACAGGTGACATGCATCACTACTCTCACTATAAGGAAGAAAGTAAGGAAAAAAGTCATGACTGCCATCTGATTACAGCAGGTGGAGGAGGGAGCTTTACACATCCAACCCATTTCCTGAAAAATTATGATGACGGACAAATAAAAAGATCATTAGTCAGCGAGCCTTTTCCTTCTAAGAGTCAGTCAAAGAAGCTTGCCTGGTGGAATCTTGCATTTCCTGTTTACAGTCCGCATATGGTGGCTCTGTTTGCTGTGCTTCACCTCATTACTACCTGGTTCTTAGTGGCTTTTAGTCAGGAGCAGGGTAATAGCTTTATACAGAATCTCGGTATGGCCGAATCGGCCAGTGAAATGTGTAGCCTTATAGGTTCTAATCTTATTTATAATCCATCTGCAGTTATACTCAACGTGGTCTTGCTGCTAGGGCTTACTTTCTTCGCAGATACACTTACAGGTAAAGGTCAATACAATCTGATTATTGGCTTTATTCATGGGTGTGTGCAAGTCTTACACTTCTATCTGGTTATCTGCTTATATGCATGCGTTGTGGCAAACCATCTAGATACGGAGGCTTCAGGCCTTGTAAGGCTGCTCATCGGCTTTCTATTTACCCTGGGGTCTGGTGTTACTAGTGCGTTTGTTTTTGGTCTCTACCTGTTAGTAAGCACGCTCATTATTAAAAATCATCCTACGGAGGCATTTTCATCTTTCCGGTGGGAGGGATACAAGAATTTTTTGAGGATAAAAATCACAAAAGACTCTGCTACAGTTTATGTCGTGGGCGTAAAGAAGGTGCCAACCAATTGGAAAAATAAGGGCACTGAGGATCAACCTCGGTATGAAGGTGGCCCGATTAAGATACAGCTCATAGAAGCTCCTTTTGATATTTCACCTCAATCTAATCATTCTATTTAA
- a CDS encoding GMC family oxidoreductase N-terminal domain-containing protein has product MKRLSKPLSSLKPHYEVIVVGSGYGGSIAASRLARAGMQVCLLEKGKEFTPGTFPNSYKDAQKEMQFNKKKLQIGSQNGLYDFVIGDDISVFKGCGLGGTSLVNANVSIEADPRIFEDPCWPEGIRNDLLAVHHGVERAREMLRPNPYPEGREGYPILSKTEAMRSSAQHMDGEFRILDINVNFKAGQNHVGVYQPRCKNCGDCVTGCNEGSKNTTAMTYLPDAYNHGAEIFTELGVNHLEYKDGKWLVHITAYDTGREKFDTPLMYVSADKVILGAGALGSTEILLRSAKKGLNLSKMVGKRFSGNGDFLAFGYNNDVRINGIGRPDSTSGAEIDDVGPCITSVIDTRKSSSLEDGMTIEEGSIPSPIKNLMTPALVTFSRLSGKDTDRGFKDFIKEKWRELMSMLFGVYKGAVNHTQVYLVMANDDAMGSMELNNNEVVINWPKVGRQKIFEKISNQVNKVSKALGGYYVKNPTWSKLMNFDLMTVHPLGGCVMGDDASKGVVNHKGQVFNSDHGTGVYEGLYVMDGSVLPRSVGTNPLLTISGISERNVAIIVDEAQKQLSYEFPAIPDDQFKDEKKVAGVQFTETMTGYFLLGEKESYDKGFSLGKEQGSSFEFTLTIQVDDIYGFVKDKNHEAAMIGTMTAPKLSPDPLMAVNGIFNLFVDDDNDAGHKKMLYTADLISSEGKKYKFKGFKDIHDDKGFDVWKDTTTLFIDVFEDEAVIGKGKLKIEIMDFKKQLTTLRALHTNSTAEALKAQLTFGKFFAGNVYESYI; this is encoded by the coding sequence ATGAAACGATTATCTAAACCATTGTCTAGTCTAAAGCCTCACTATGAGGTAATTGTAGTTGGTTCCGGTTATGGGGGAAGTATCGCGGCGTCCAGGTTAGCTCGAGCGGGTATGCAAGTTTGTTTGCTGGAAAAAGGCAAGGAGTTTACACCAGGTACTTTTCCTAACAGCTATAAAGATGCACAGAAAGAAATGCAGTTTAACAAAAAGAAGCTTCAGATAGGTTCTCAAAATGGATTGTATGATTTTGTAATTGGTGATGATATTTCTGTTTTCAAAGGCTGCGGTTTAGGCGGCACCAGCCTGGTTAATGCTAATGTATCCATAGAGGCAGACCCAAGAATATTTGAAGATCCATGCTGGCCTGAGGGTATCAGAAATGATCTGTTGGCGGTTCATCATGGTGTAGAAAGAGCACGGGAGATGCTTAGGCCCAATCCATATCCGGAAGGAAGGGAAGGCTACCCGATATTATCTAAAACGGAGGCCATGAGAAGCTCGGCCCAGCACATGGATGGTGAGTTTAGAATACTCGATATCAATGTGAACTTTAAAGCAGGGCAGAACCACGTAGGGGTTTATCAGCCCAGATGTAAAAACTGTGGCGATTGTGTTACAGGTTGCAATGAGGGTAGTAAAAACACCACGGCTATGACCTATCTGCCTGATGCATATAATCATGGTGCTGAAATATTCACTGAACTAGGAGTGAATCATTTGGAATATAAAGATGGCAAGTGGCTGGTCCATATCACGGCATATGACACCGGCAGAGAAAAGTTTGATACTCCTCTGATGTATGTGTCTGCTGATAAGGTAATACTTGGAGCCGGTGCATTAGGCAGCACAGAGATTTTGCTCAGATCAGCGAAGAAAGGTCTGAATTTATCCAAAATGGTGGGTAAGCGGTTCAGCGGAAATGGAGACTTTCTGGCTTTTGGCTATAATAACGATGTGAGAATCAATGGCATCGGTCGGCCAGACTCTACCAGTGGTGCCGAAATAGATGATGTTGGTCCATGCATAACGAGTGTAATTGATACGCGCAAATCTTCTAGCCTGGAAGATGGTATGACCATAGAGGAGGGCTCTATACCCAGCCCTATTAAAAACCTGATGACACCAGCTCTGGTAACATTCTCTCGGCTTTCAGGCAAAGACACAGACAGAGGTTTTAAGGACTTTATTAAGGAAAAGTGGCGAGAGCTTATGAGTATGCTGTTCGGCGTTTACAAAGGAGCGGTAAATCACACACAAGTGTATCTGGTCATGGCCAACGATGATGCCATGGGATCTATGGAGCTCAATAACAATGAGGTAGTGATCAATTGGCCGAAGGTTGGTAGGCAAAAGATTTTTGAAAAGATAAGCAATCAGGTAAACAAGGTCAGCAAGGCCCTGGGCGGATATTATGTGAAAAATCCCACCTGGAGCAAACTCATGAACTTCGACCTGATGACAGTGCACCCATTAGGTGGCTGTGTAATGGGAGATGACGCCAGCAAGGGTGTGGTAAACCACAAAGGCCAGGTTTTTAATAGTGACCATGGAACAGGCGTCTATGAAGGCCTATATGTGATGGACGGATCAGTATTACCTCGTTCTGTTGGCACCAATCCGCTGCTCACCATTAGTGGTATATCTGAAAGAAATGTGGCTATCATAGTAGATGAAGCTCAAAAGCAGCTGAGTTATGAATTTCCTGCCATTCCTGATGATCAGTTTAAAGATGAGAAGAAAGTGGCAGGTGTACAGTTTACCGAAACTATGACAGGCTATTTTCTATTGGGTGAAAAGGAGAGTTATGATAAAGGCTTTTCATTAGGCAAAGAACAAGGCTCATCCTTTGAGTTTACTCTCACCATTCAGGTAGATGATATATATGGCTTTGTGAAAGATAAAAACCATGAGGCTGCCATGATTGGCACTATGACGGCACCAAAACTATCACCAGATCCATTGATGGCTGTGAATGGTATATTTAACTTATTTGTAGACGATGATAATGATGCAGGCCATAAAAAAATGCTTTATACCGCTGATTTGATCTCGTCAGAAGGAAAAAAATATAAGTTTAAAGGCTTTAAAGATATTCACGATGACAAGGGTTTCGATGTATGGAAGGATACAACCACTCTTTTTATAGATGTGTTTGAAGATGAGGCGGTTATTGGTAAAGGAAAGCTAAAAATTGAAATCATGGATTTTAAAAAACAGCTCACTACTTTGCGTGCTCTTCATACCAATAGCACTGCAGAAGCGCTAAAAGCTCAGCTTACCTTCGGAAAATTCTTCGCAGGTAACGTTTATGAGAGTTATATTTAG
- a CDS encoding glutamine--tRNA ligase/YqeY domain fusion protein yields MTESPESINFIEQIVEEDLANGLSKEKLRFRFPPEPNGYLHIGHAASICLNFGLGKKFNAPVNLRFDDTNPTKEEQEYVDAIKNDIQWLGFQWAEECYSSDYFQQLYDWAIQLIKQGKAYVDPQSSEQMAEQKGTPTSVGTPSPYRDLSVAENLEIFEKMKNGEYEAGAYVLRAKIDMSSPNMLMRDPLLYRIVNKPHHRTGSEWCIYPMYDWAHGESDYLEQISHSICTLEFKPHRELYDWLLDQVYDSSKLRPKQREFARRNLSYTVMSKRKLLQLVESKTVSGWDDPRMPTISGLRRRGYTPESIRKFSEVSGITKRDSVTDVSLLEFCIREDLNKTATRVMAVLDPVKLVITNYPEGKVEMLEAENNPEDPNSGTHQVPFSRELYIEREDFKEEANSKYFRLSLGKEVRLKSAYIIKGESVVKDANGNITEIHCTCDLDSRSGSGTEASMRKVKGTLHWVSIEHAIKGEIREYDRLFLDEAPDSHGDKDFMEFINPNSLNIIKEAYLEPFLQEASLDDKFQFQRLGYFTLDKDATDSKLIFNKTVGLRDSWAKQQPEKKEQQQPQPKVNKNQPQAQRSALNEIQKISKKYTNLSGAKLEAARADIAKLAEEVTYDELEPLFNTAAKKVGTRIGVTISLGVLLKNGQERNESINEFITKGLEDDNELLVEEAKNIQ; encoded by the coding sequence ATGACAGAGAGCCCAGAATCAATTAATTTTATAGAACAAATAGTTGAAGAAGACTTAGCTAACGGCTTGTCTAAGGAGAAATTACGTTTTCGTTTTCCTCCTGAGCCTAATGGCTATCTTCACATAGGCCATGCCGCTTCTATTTGTCTAAATTTCGGTCTTGGAAAAAAATTCAATGCCCCGGTAAATCTTCGTTTTGATGATACCAATCCTACCAAAGAAGAACAGGAATATGTAGATGCCATCAAAAATGACATCCAATGGTTAGGTTTTCAATGGGCTGAAGAATGTTACTCTTCTGACTATTTCCAGCAGTTGTACGATTGGGCTATCCAGTTGATCAAGCAAGGTAAAGCTTATGTAGACCCTCAGTCATCAGAACAGATGGCAGAGCAGAAAGGTACGCCTACTTCTGTAGGTACGCCAAGCCCTTACCGTGATCTTAGCGTAGCAGAAAACCTGGAGATTTTCGAAAAGATGAAAAACGGCGAATACGAAGCTGGTGCTTATGTATTGCGCGCCAAAATCGATATGAGCTCTCCAAACATGCTCATGCGCGACCCTTTACTTTATAGAATTGTAAATAAGCCTCACCACCGCACAGGATCAGAATGGTGCATCTACCCAATGTATGACTGGGCGCATGGTGAATCTGATTACCTGGAGCAGATATCTCATTCTATCTGTACGCTGGAATTTAAGCCTCACCGCGAATTATATGACTGGTTACTAGATCAGGTATATGATAGCAGCAAGCTTAGACCAAAACAACGCGAATTTGCCAGAAGAAACCTGAGCTATACCGTTATGAGTAAGCGTAAGCTGCTTCAGCTGGTAGAGAGCAAGACCGTTTCTGGCTGGGATGATCCTCGCATGCCTACTATTTCAGGGCTTAGAAGAAGAGGATATACTCCTGAGTCCATTCGAAAATTCAGTGAAGTATCTGGTATTACTAAGAGAGACAGCGTAACAGATGTATCGTTACTTGAATTCTGCATTCGTGAAGACCTGAACAAAACCGCCACCAGAGTTATGGCTGTTTTGGATCCTGTGAAGCTGGTAATCACCAACTACCCTGAAGGAAAGGTGGAAATGCTTGAAGCCGAGAACAATCCTGAAGATCCTAATTCCGGAACACATCAGGTGCCTTTCTCAAGAGAGCTATACATTGAGCGTGAGGACTTTAAAGAAGAAGCTAATAGCAAATACTTCAGGCTATCCTTAGGTAAGGAGGTGCGTTTAAAAAGTGCCTATATCATAAAAGGTGAATCCGTGGTGAAGGATGCCAATGGCAATATCACTGAAATTCATTGTACTTGCGATCTCGATTCAAGATCTGGAAGCGGCACAGAAGCCAGTATGAGAAAAGTAAAAGGTACTTTACACTGGGTTTCTATAGAGCATGCCATCAAAGGTGAAATTCGTGAGTACGATCGTTTGTTTTTAGATGAAGCGCCTGATAGCCATGGTGATAAAGATTTCATGGAATTTATTAATCCGAATTCTCTAAATATAATAAAAGAGGCCTATTTAGAGCCATTTTTACAAGAAGCTAGCCTTGATGATAAGTTCCAGTTCCAAAGACTAGGATACTTTACTCTAGATAAAGACGCTACAGATTCTAAGTTGATTTTCAATAAGACTGTAGGCTTAAGAGATTCATGGGCAAAGCAACAACCAGAGAAAAAAGAGCAGCAGCAACCGCAGCCTAAGGTGAACAAAAACCAACCACAGGCACAGAGAAGTGCGCTTAATGAGATCCAAAAGATCAGTAAGAAGTACACAAATCTTTCTGGCGCTAAGCTGGAAGCTGCCCGTGCAGATATAGCTAAGCTTGCAGAAGAAGTAACTTATGATGAGTTGGAGCCATTGTTTAACACGGCGGCTAAAAAGGTAGGTACACGAATCGGTGTTACTATCAGCTTGGGAGTACTGTTGAAGAATGGACAAGAGCGTAATGAAAGCATTAATGAGTTCATTACTAAGGGCTTAGAAGATGACAACGAACTTCTGGTAGAAGAAGCTAAAAATATCCAATAG